A region from the Gemmatimonadales bacterium genome encodes:
- a CDS encoding cytochrome c biogenesis protein CcdA: protein MESPAHLSLFVAFAAGLLSFLSPCVLPLVPSYVGFLTGLTLPELSKRRRSALLHGLLFVAGFSLVFMLLGASATALGRALGYYQLWLQRAGGVLIILFGLVCLGVVRVPFMEQERRLQVQNKPLGYLGSGLIGMAFAAGWTPCIGPVLGAILGLAATQHDVRQGLVLLAVYSAGLAVPFLIAAVAVDSFLSWFQRFRRFLPWVMRTSGALLVFVGALMVSGQFTRLSGWLQTLTPEILRSQL from the coding sequence ATGGAATCCCCGGCACACCTGAGTCTGTTCGTGGCCTTTGCGGCCGGACTGCTGAGCTTTCTCTCGCCCTGCGTCCTGCCGCTGGTGCCATCGTACGTCGGGTTCCTCACCGGGCTCACCCTGCCCGAGCTGTCCAAGCGGCGCCGCTCCGCGCTCCTGCATGGACTCCTCTTCGTCGCCGGTTTCTCGCTCGTCTTCATGCTGCTCGGCGCCAGCGCCACCGCGCTCGGCCGCGCGCTCGGCTACTACCAGCTCTGGCTCCAGCGGGCGGGCGGCGTGCTCATCATCCTGTTCGGGCTCGTCTGCCTCGGCGTGGTGCGCGTTCCCTTCATGGAGCAGGAGCGGCGGCTTCAGGTCCAGAACAAGCCGCTGGGCTATCTCGGCTCGGGTCTCATCGGCATGGCGTTCGCGGCGGGATGGACGCCCTGCATCGGGCCGGTGCTGGGCGCGATCCTCGGACTCGCGGCCACGCAGCACGATGTGCGACAGGGGCTCGTGCTGCTCGCGGTGTACTCGGCCGGGCTCGCCGTGCCCTTTCTCATTGCGGCGGTTGCGGTGGATTCGTTCCTCTCGTGGTTCCAGCGGTTCCGGCGGTTCCTGCCCTGGGTCATGCGGACGAGCGGCGCGTTGCTCGTGTTCGTGGGCGCGCTCATGGTGAGCGGGCAGTTCACGCGGCTCTCGGGATGGCTGCAGACACTCACGCCGGAAATTCTGCGCAGCCAGTTGTAG